Sequence from the Tissierellales bacterium genome:
TTTTCTTCACCCATAGAGTCTAATCTTTCTTTGAGCTTTTGATCTAGCTGCTCATTTATTTTTGCCATATACGACGCATCTGGAGTAAATACCATCTCTACTCTATGATCGTTTCCTATCAAGTATTTTTCTATCAAACTCTCCAAATACTTATCATTTATCACCTTGTCTTTTATCTCATCTAACACTTCTGAGCTGCTAAATGAAAGTAGTGGATCTCCATAAGTAACAAAATTTGTATTTAGAGTCTCTAATGCCACTTCACCTTTATTTGATATCAATAGACTACCCTTTATAGCAAGTTCAGTCTGATTGAATACAGACTCTAGCTCAGCCTTGTCAAAACCTTCTTTTGCAACTTGCTTTAGAGTTTTTTCAACTGCAGCTACAAATTTGTCCATATCCTTATTTGATGCACCTTGGGCTAATACAAACATCGAAGGCTCATATGTCCCTGTGTCTAGCTGTGCAACCACACTCTTTCCAATACCTGCTTCTACGGTGTTTTTATAAAGCAATGTATTGTCATCTTTTGCCAAAAGACTACTAAGTATCAAAAGACCCATACGTTCTGCTTCTGTTGTATCGTGCATGACAGGAGACCAAAGGAGCATACTGTCAGTCTCTTGTGTCTCGGCTGGCGATGCTGGATAAGTAGTCTCCACTCTTTTAACTCCATCAAATGTTTTTTGTGATTTTAAATCTTCTATTGGAGATTTTTTGTCCATTTTGCTATAGTATTGATCATTTATATACTTTAATTTCTCTACTACATTCATATCGCCATAAAGCATTAGGCAAGCATTTGACGCTGTATAATACTTATCGTGAGTTTCTGCTATGTGCTCGTGAGTCAAATCCACTATAGAAACTGGATCTCCTCCAGAGTTAAATCTGTATTTTGTATCTGGATAAAGCGCTCTACTAAGCTCAGTAAATAAGACCTTATATCTACCAGACATAGCACCTTTCATCTCATTAAATACTATACCGTTGAATTCAATTTCGCCGGTCTGTGGATTCAAATCATATCTCCAGCCTTCTCTTTTCAATAAGTTTTCGTCCTCAACTACAAGTGGTGCAAATACAGCATCTAAATAGACTTTCATCAAGTTATCAAAATCTTTAGCGTTTTCACTTGCAACTGGGTAATAAGTAAGATCAGCGCCTGTAAGCGCATTCATATACGTAGATACTGATCTTTTGCCCATATCTTTGAAATTCGACGCAGATGGGTACTTTTTAGAACCTTCAAGCACTGTATGTTCTAGTACGTGATTGACTCCTGTATTGTCTACAGTTGGTGTTCTAAACGTAGCTCCAAACCATCTATTTTGGTCTTTACTTTGTATATATACTACTTGTCCACCGTTTTTTTCGTGAACAAATAAATTCACCTTTGAATTTAAGTCTTTTGAAAAAATTTGTCTGTCCAATTTGAATCCTTCGTATACCTGCCCTACTTTTAAATCCTCATTTTTAACTAGCTGTGTCATACTAGTAGCCACTTTTACCTGATTATCTTTGGCTGCAAAACTAGTCATTGGAGCCGCCAATTGTAACGCTAGCATACCTGCTAGAGTCATAGCCGCCAATCTTTGTGCAATTCTCTTCTTGTTCATAGCAAACCCTCCCATAATTTCAATAATCGAACATATGGTAACAAAGTTTTATTAAAATTTAGTGAACTCAACCTTGTATTTTTCTTAAATTTATTTAACACTTTTTACTGCTCCGTTTTAAACACTATCCACATTTGTTCTACTCCTCAAAATATAGTATTTGTGGTATGATAGTTTCTATCAGAGATTTTATCTGAATAACAAATGAATTTACTATAGACTATTTTAAAAAGGTGGCTTTTTATGAATATATTATCTTTAGACAACATTTCAAAACACTATGGCGACAAGATGCTCTTCTCAGAAGTTTCATTGCATGTAAACGATTATGACAAAATCGGACTTATAGGAGTAAATGGTACTGGAAAAACAACCCTGCTAAGAATTATCGCAGGTGTAGAGGGATTAGATGACGGTGAATATAGACTCACAAATGGCATGAATATAGAGTACCTCCCTCAAAACCCAGAGTATAACCCTGAAAGCACTATATTAGAGCAAGTATTTAGAGCGGATCATCCTGTTATATCAATCATACGAGACTATGAATACACTCTTACTAAATTGGAAAAAACTCCAAGCGATGACTTGCAAGAAAAACTAATATCGCTAAGCTCAAAAATGGATTCATCTAATGCTTGGGAACTAGAAAGCACAGTCAAAACTATATTAACTAAGCTTGGGATTTCTGAATTCGACTTAAAAATGAAGCAGTTATCTGGTGGACTTAGAAAAAGAGTTGCACTAGCTTGCGCGCTTATCACTCCTTGTGATCTTTTGATATTAGACGAGCCTACAAACCATATGGATCACGAAACTATCACTTGGCTAGAAGATTATTTAAAGAGCCGAAAAGGTGCACTACTCATGGTAACCCATGATAGATATTTTTTAGACCATGTAGTTAATAAAACCATAGAACTAGACCTAGGAACTCTTTATACTTATACTGGAAATTACTCGGAGTTCTTGGAGAAAAAAATAGAGCGAAAAACTATGGAACAAACTATGCAAGCTAAGAAAAAACAATTGTACAAAAGCGAGCTCGCTTGGATTCGAAAAGGTGCTCTAGCTAGGTCAACAAAACAGAAAGCTAGGATACAAAGATTCGAGGAGCTATCTGATTCACTAGATGGTCAGCAAACTAGTGAAAGCATGGACATATCAGTAGCACATAGTAGACTTGGCGGA
This genomic interval carries:
- a CDS encoding insulinase family protein, whose protein sequence is MNKKRIAQRLAAMTLAGMLALQLAAPMTSFAAKDNQVKVATSMTQLVKNEDLKVGQVYEGFKLDRQIFSKDLNSKVNLFVHEKNGGQVVYIQSKDQNRWFGATFRTPTVDNTGVNHVLEHTVLEGSKKYPSASNFKDMGKRSVSTYMNALTGADLTYYPVASENAKDFDNLMKVYLDAVFAPLVVEDENLLKREGWRYDLNPQTGEIEFNGIVFNEMKGAMSGRYKVLFTELSRALYPDTKYRFNSGGDPVSIVDLTHEHIAETHDKYYTASNACLMLYGDMNVVEKLKYINDQYYSKMDKKSPIEDLKSQKTFDGVKRVETTYPASPAETQETDSMLLWSPVMHDTTEAERMGLLILSSLLAKDDNTLLYKNTVEAGIGKSVVAQLDTGTYEPSMFVLAQGASNKDMDKFVAAVEKTLKQVAKEGFDKAELESVFNQTELAIKGSLLISNKGEVALETLNTNFVTYGDPLLSFSSSEVLDEIKDKVINDKYLESLIEKYLIGNDHRVEMVFTPDASYMAKINEQLDQKLKERLDSMGEEKLAALKEDIVEYNKWQAQKTPQEHLDALPKLTVEDLDLETDDVNIVKGELDGYTLLKHPVNSVGLTDLNLYFNLQNLTKEELAYLPILTSVMVNSDTKEYTNKEIGNMIANYSLGINFYETTFSNSKDSEKYYPYFVVSSTYASENADKITELMKEYMLNVKLDDKDMVKQKVSELLEAKKQSMLSNPNAVVVSKYSAAMTSAGNLEDYMKSESYRVLKELNADFDSKYSELEEKLVTIYQKLFTADELTISVASEEKDFEKNEKAISVMLKDLNKKDIKDSVWDFKAEKTKLGLTIPAEVQFMQLGFNLKNIGEELNGSDLVFSKLVSDGYMYEKLRLQGGAYGGYLATSASGNVRFGTYRDPKLKESVDVINDLVNVLKEFKPTQEQLDEAIISIVGRIDAGQDLFTETKAENAEILSEYDRKDLEKLKKEILETTPKDLEGFIAKMEKGLKDSTIIVAGSETKINENKDLFDEIRPIDA